In the Hordeum vulgare subsp. vulgare chromosome 7H, MorexV3_pseudomolecules_assembly, whole genome shotgun sequence genome, one interval contains:
- the LOC123408837 gene encoding small polypeptide DEVIL 4-like, which yields MKLMGRRQGGGGGLSRSLKEHRARLYIIQRCVVMLLRWHD from the coding sequence ATGAAGCTTATGGGAAGGAgacaggggggaggaggagggttgaGCCGGAGCCTCAAGGAGCACAGGGCCAGGCTCTACATCATCCAGCGCTGCGTCGTCATGCTCCTGCGCTGGCACGACTGA